The Dehalogenimonas sp. 4OHTPN genome window below encodes:
- a CDS encoding M50 family metallopeptidase yields the protein MFTILVFLLVLAVVVLSHEAGHFFTAKAFGVKVNEFGIGYPPRLFAVKKGETEYSVNLLPLGGFVKLSGEEDPTAPGSLASKSHAKRITVLASGAAVNALLPIIFFTAAMILPHDVASGRIEVVEVSPDSPASKAGIVPGDVITRLDGRDLINNNELGRVIILNLGEAIPMEIVKADGTTQTVSVTPRWNPPEGQGAVGIRTRTADVVIEETTVPLFRAIGQGLREAGETMVLFKNSILMMVFGADAQIAGPVGIAQMTGEVARAGISPLLEFTAFLSLNLAILNLLPIPALDGGRIAFVVIEWARRGKRIDPKAEGKIHFIGFVILIGLIIMVTFQDILRIVGG from the coding sequence TTGTTTACGATATTGGTCTTTCTGCTGGTGCTGGCAGTCGTGGTACTGTCCCACGAAGCCGGGCATTTCTTTACTGCCAAAGCCTTCGGGGTTAAAGTTAACGAATTCGGCATCGGCTACCCGCCGCGGTTGTTCGCTGTCAAGAAGGGCGAAACCGAGTATTCGGTCAACCTGCTGCCGCTGGGCGGCTTCGTCAAGCTGTCCGGCGAGGAAGACCCGACGGCGCCGGGCTCGCTGGCCTCAAAAAGTCACGCCAAACGTATCACCGTGCTGGCATCCGGCGCGGCCGTAAACGCCCTGCTGCCTATAATATTTTTCACCGCCGCTATGATCTTGCCACACGACGTAGCTTCAGGGCGGATCGAGGTGGTCGAGGTATCGCCCGACTCGCCGGCCTCAAAAGCTGGCATCGTTCCCGGCGATGTCATCACCAGGCTGGATGGTCGTGACCTTATCAACAACAATGAGTTGGGCCGAGTTATAATCCTGAATCTGGGTGAAGCGATTCCCATGGAAATAGTTAAGGCAGATGGTACAACGCAGACGGTCTCTGTGACGCCTCGATGGAACCCGCCCGAAGGACAGGGCGCGGTAGGTATACGCACCCGGACTGCCGATGTCGTCATCGAAGAAACAACTGTGCCATTGTTCCGGGCTATCGGCCAGGGATTGCGTGAAGCCGGCGAGACCATGGTGCTTTTTAAAAACTCCATTTTGATGATGGTTTTCGGCGCCGACGCACAAATCGCCGGACCGGTCGGCATTGCCCAGATGACCGGCGAGGTAGCCCGAGCCGGAATTTCCCCACTGTTGGAGTTCACCGCTTTCCTGTCACTCAATTTGGCTATCCTGAATCTGCTGCCGATACCGGCGCTGGACGGCGGCCGTATCGCCTTCGTCGTTATAGAGTGGGCACGGAGAGGAAAGCGCATTGACCCGAAGGCCGAGGGTAAGATCCACTTCATCGGCTTCGTTATCCTCATCGGTTTGATCATCATGGTGACGTTCCAGGATATCCTTAGAATTGTCGGCGGATAA
- the dxr gene encoding 1-deoxy-D-xylulose-5-phosphate reductoisomerase, whose product MTPKKLAVLGSTGSIGQQALDVARRHPSKVSVVGLAAGENFTLAQKQADEFRPRFISCAAKQLTCGNSVCLPLETMATHPDVDIVIVALPGGAGLGPALAAARAGKIIALANKECLVAAGEILLAEARKHGAQVRPVDSEHSAIWQCLTGEPNQPEKLILTASGGPFRDYPAERIAAVTPEQALAHPSWKMGKKVTIDSATLMNKGLEVIEAHRLYGLPYERIEVVIHPQSIIHSMVEFADGAIKAQLSPPDMRLPIQYALSYPERWDNPDLPRADWVKIGRLDFSAPDFDKFPCLKLAIEAGKRGNTFPAVLSAADETAVNLFLDRKIAFTDIARLVGKALNGHNPVSEISLESIAAAEAWARRKVSDLARSL is encoded by the coding sequence ATGACACCGAAAAAACTAGCCGTCCTGGGTTCGACCGGCAGTATCGGACAGCAGGCTCTGGACGTAGCCCGCCGGCATCCATCTAAAGTTTCGGTCGTTGGTTTGGCTGCGGGCGAAAATTTCACACTGGCGCAAAAACAGGCTGACGAATTCCGCCCCCGTTTCATATCCTGCGCGGCCAAGCAGCTGACTTGCGGCAACTCAGTATGCTTACCGCTGGAGACAATGGCGACGCATCCCGATGTAGATATCGTCATCGTCGCTCTCCCTGGAGGCGCCGGACTGGGTCCTGCCCTCGCAGCGGCGAGGGCAGGCAAGATAATCGCTCTGGCAAATAAGGAATGCCTAGTCGCTGCCGGCGAGATATTGCTCGCTGAAGCCCGAAAGCACGGCGCCCAGGTCCGCCCGGTAGACTCGGAACATTCGGCCATCTGGCAATGCCTCACCGGCGAACCCAACCAACCGGAAAAGCTCATTTTAACAGCCTCCGGAGGGCCGTTCCGCGACTACCCGGCCGAAAGAATAGCGGCGGTGACACCGGAGCAGGCGCTGGCCCACCCTTCGTGGAAGATGGGCAAAAAGGTGACTATCGACTCAGCGACGTTGATGAACAAAGGCCTCGAGGTTATCGAGGCACACCGGCTCTACGGCTTGCCTTACGAGCGCATCGAAGTGGTCATTCACCCGCAGTCCATCATCCACTCGATGGTCGAGTTCGCCGACGGCGCGATTAAAGCTCAACTTTCACCACCGGATATGCGGCTTCCAATACAATACGCTCTTTCCTACCCCGAACGCTGGGACAACCCGGACCTGCCGCGGGCTGATTGGGTCAAAATCGGTCGTCTCGATTTTTCAGCACCGGACTTCGATAAATTCCCCTGTCTAAAATTGGCTATCGAGGCGGGCAAACGAGGAAACACCTTTCCTGCGGTTTTGTCTGCCGCTGACGAAACCGCGGTCAATCTGTTCCTCGACCGCAAAATTGCCTTCACCGACATTGCCCGGCTGGTGGGGAAAGCGCTCAATGGACATAACCCGGTGAGCGAAATTTCGTTAGAAAGTATAGCCGCGGCTGAAGCCTGGGCGCGGCGTAAAGTTTCCGATCTGGCAAGGAGTCTCTAG
- the uvrB gene encoding excinuclease ABC subunit UvrB, whose protein sequence is MTEFNLVSDFGLMGDQPQAVSGLTQGLADGFKDQTLLGVTGSGKTFTMANIIARCGRPALIISHNKTLAAQLYAEFREFFPNNAVEYFVSYYDYYQPEAYVPSKDMYIEKDADINDEIDKLRHAATRSLLSRRDVIIVASVSCIYGLGEPEEYMKFILNLEKGARYNRSDILRRLVDMQYERNDLDFSRGKFRLRGDTLELQPAYEETALRVEFFGEEIERIVRIDPLTGEYLEELKLVDVYPAKHFVTSPEKLIKAIQAIREELAERTGQLKNEGKLLEAARLEQRTNYDLEMLEQAGYCNGVENYARHLAGRPAGSSPWTLLDYFPKDYILFIDESHMSLPQIRGMYNGDRARKEILVDYGFRLPSALDNRPLNFSEFRQRFSQVIYVSATPGLYEKEHSLNTVEQLVRPTGLLEPVIEVKPAEGQVDDLIHQIKLRVEKGERCLVTTLTKKLAEKLSEYLSESGIKTQYLHSEVETFERVEILRDLRLGVYDVVVGINLLREGLDLPEVSLVAILDADKEGFLRSEWALIQTMGRAARHVDGKVIMYADTLTDSMDRAITEIKRRRAVQEAYNAKHGITPQGIRKAIKDITERIRTAETVLAESQAAAYKATPLTKEDLARLVRELETQMKRSAKLMDFERAALLRDRIVELKRELIEPEARPHGK, encoded by the coding sequence ATGACTGAATTCAATCTCGTTTCCGATTTTGGACTCATGGGCGACCAACCACAGGCGGTGTCCGGTTTGACCCAGGGTTTGGCTGACGGCTTCAAGGACCAGACACTGCTCGGCGTCACCGGGTCGGGCAAAACCTTCACCATGGCTAACATTATCGCCCGCTGCGGCCGTCCGGCGCTGATTATCTCTCACAATAAGACTCTGGCTGCCCAACTCTACGCCGAATTCCGGGAGTTCTTCCCAAATAACGCTGTGGAGTATTTCGTCAGTTACTACGACTATTACCAGCCCGAGGCTTATGTCCCCTCAAAGGACATGTACATTGAAAAGGACGCCGACATCAACGACGAAATCGACAAGCTGCGGCATGCTGCCACCCGGTCGCTGCTGTCTCGGCGGGATGTCATTATCGTCGCCTCGGTGTCCTGCATCTACGGCCTGGGCGAGCCGGAAGAGTATATGAAGTTCATCCTGAATCTTGAGAAAGGGGCGAGGTACAATCGGAGCGACATTTTACGCCGCCTAGTGGACATGCAGTACGAGCGTAATGACCTTGACTTCTCCAGGGGGAAATTCCGCCTCCGCGGCGATACTCTGGAATTGCAGCCGGCTTACGAGGAAACCGCCCTCCGGGTGGAGTTCTTCGGCGAAGAGATCGAGCGCATAGTACGTATTGATCCGCTGACCGGAGAATACTTGGAAGAACTAAAGTTAGTCGACGTCTACCCGGCCAAACATTTCGTTACTTCACCGGAGAAGCTCATAAAGGCGATACAGGCCATCCGCGAGGAGCTGGCCGAGCGCACCGGTCAGCTCAAGAACGAGGGCAAGCTGCTCGAAGCGGCGCGCCTGGAGCAGCGCACAAACTACGACCTGGAGATGCTGGAGCAGGCCGGCTACTGCAACGGCGTGGAGAACTATGCCCGCCACCTCGCCGGCCGGCCCGCCGGATCATCCCCGTGGACGCTGCTAGACTACTTCCCCAAGGACTACATCCTGTTTATTGATGAGTCACACATGTCGCTGCCGCAAATACGTGGCATGTATAACGGCGATCGGGCACGTAAGGAAATCCTGGTGGACTACGGCTTCCGCCTGCCGTCCGCCCTGGACAACCGGCCACTCAATTTCTCGGAATTCCGGCAGCGGTTTTCCCAGGTAATATACGTTTCGGCGACGCCGGGGCTTTATGAAAAAGAGCATTCCCTAAACACTGTCGAGCAGCTTGTCCGACCGACCGGCTTGTTAGAGCCGGTGATAGAGGTCAAACCTGCGGAAGGTCAGGTTGACGACCTGATTCACCAGATAAAACTCCGCGTCGAAAAGGGTGAGCGCTGCCTGGTGACAACTCTCACCAAGAAACTTGCTGAGAAGCTGTCAGAATACCTCAGCGAATCCGGCATCAAGACCCAGTACCTTCATTCCGAGGTGGAGACCTTCGAACGTGTCGAGATTTTACGAGATTTGCGGCTTGGGGTCTACGACGTCGTCGTAGGCATCAACCTGCTGCGTGAGGGCCTGGACCTACCGGAAGTCTCACTGGTTGCCATCCTGGACGCTGACAAGGAGGGCTTTCTCCGTTCAGAATGGGCGCTCATCCAGACCATGGGCCGCGCCGCCCGCCATGTGGACGGGAAAGTCATCATGTACGCCGACACACTGACCGATTCCATGGACCGCGCCATCACCGAGATCAAGCGGCGGCGGGCTGTTCAGGAGGCCTACAATGCCAAGCACGGTATCACACCGCAGGGCATTCGGAAAGCCATCAAAGACATCACCGAGCGCATCCGCACCGCCGAGACAGTGTTGGCCGAGTCACAGGCCGCAGCCTACAAGGCTACGCCGCTGACGAAGGAAGACTTGGCGCGGCTCGTCCGAGAACTGGAGACACAGATGAAGCGCTCCGCCAAGCTGATGGACTTTGAGCGCGCTGCCCTTCTCCGTGATCGCATCGTGGAGTTGAAGCGGGAATTGATAGAGCCAGAGGCCAGACCCCATGGTAAATAG